GTTCGCCCTTCGGGTCGGCCACCGCCAGTTCCGCCGACGTGGCGTCGTAGTGGCGCCGGATGCCGCGCATCATCAACCACAGCACGATCGCGGCGAGTACGGCGAGCCACGCGCCCTCCGTGAACTTGGTGGCCAGCACGATCACCAGGACCAGGCCGGTGACGACCGAGCCGAATGCGTTGATCACCCGGGCCGTGTGGTGGCGGCGCCGCGGCGCCGGGTCGCGTTCCGTGCGCAGCTCGCTGTTCCAGTGCCGGACCATGCCCAGCTGGGAGAGCGTGAAGGCGGTGAACACGCCCAGGATGTAGAGGTGGATGAGGCTGGTGACGTTCGCCTTGAAGCCCCACAGCAGCAGAGCCGCGACGACCGCGAGCGCCAGGATGCCGTTGGAGAACGCGAGCCGGTCGCCCCGGTTGTGCAACTGGTGGGGTAGATAGCGGTGTTGGGCCAGGATGGACGCGAGCAGGGGAAAGCCGTTGAAGGCCGTGTTCGCCGCCAGGATCAGGACCAGCGCGGTCGCCGCCTGGATGACGTAGAAGCCGACACTGTGCTCGCCGCCGAAGACCGCCGCCGCGATCTGTGCGATCACCGTGCGCTGGGTGTACGAGGCGCAGTCGCCGGTGAGTCCCGTCAGCCGGCACGCGTCGTCCGTGATGTGCACCTTGGTGATCAGTGCCAGCGCGGTGACACCCACGAACATGACGATCGCGAGGGCACCCATCGCGGTCAGTGTCTCGGCCGCGTTCCTCGACTTGGGCTTGCGGAAGGCCGGTACGCCGTTGGAGATGGCCTCCACCCCGGTCAGCGCCGTACAGCCGGAGGAGAACGCGCGCAGCACCAGCATCAGCAGGGCGAGACCCGTCAGGTTCGCGTCCGAGGGGTCCGGCGAGACGCCGTACGCGGCGCTCTCGGCGACCGGCGCGTCCCCGAGGGCGTAGCGGATCAGGCCCGTGACCACCATGACGAGGACACCGCTGATGAAGAGGTACGTCGGTGCCGCGAAGGCGCGTCCCGACTCCCGGACGCCTCGCAGGTTCATCGCCGTCAGGACCGCCACGAAGCCGATCGCCATCAGGACGCGGTGGTCGGCGAGGCGTGGGACGGCGGAGATGATGTTGTCGACGCCGGAGGCGACCGAGACGGCCACCGTCATGACGTAGTCGACGAGGAGCGAGGCGGCGACGACCAGTCCGGCGGTCGGGCCGAGGTTCGTCGACACCACCTCGTACGAGCCGCCGCCGCTCGGGTAGGCATGCACCACTTGGCGGTACGACAGCACCACGACCGTCATCAGCGCCACGACCGAGGCCGCGATCCACGGCGTGAAGTGCAGGTAGGCAAGGCCGCCCAGGGTGAGGACCAGCAGGATCTCCTGGGTCGCGTACGCCACCGAGGACAGCGGGTCCGAGGCGAAGATCGGCAGGGCGAGCCGCTTGGGCAGCAGCGTCTCGTGCAGCTCTTCGCTGCGCATGGCCCGGCCGATCACCAGCCGCTTGAGGATCCCCGTGACGTTGAACACGGGCGGAGGGTAAGCCGGGGGAGGGGCCGGGCGGGGCCCCGACACTCGCTCCGGGCCCGCTGCTGACTCAGAGGTCGCGCGGACAGGGGTGGTGGAGGGCTCCTCCGACGCGGCGCGGACGTCACTCGGTGTGCAGGACCCGGGCGATGGTCTGCCGAGCCGCCGCACGCGCCGGTATCACCGCGCCCAGCGCGGCGATCGCCACCCCGGCCAGCGCCTGCAACGCCATCGAACCCGGGTGCCACACGTCCAGCATCCGGTCCGGGAAGGCGAGATGGGCGCTGCGCTCGGTCATCCGAACCACCACGCGGTACGCGGCGACTCCCAGCGGCAGCCCCAGCAGGCCGCCGAGCAGACCGAGGCCGGCCATGGACACCACCATCATCACCGTGACCTGCCGTGGCGTCATGCCGATGGATTTCAGCATTCCGAGGTCGCGCCGACGTTCCCGGGCGCTCAGCACGACCGTGTTGAACACCCCCATCGCCGCGACCACCGACAGCATCACCGTCAGCACGGTCGCGGAACTGATCACCGTCACGGCGCCTGCGTTCACCGAGGTCTTCGCGTCCGGGTGGAGCCCGGGGTCGACGGCCCGCACGGCCTTCATGAAGGCGCCGACATCGGATCCGGGGGTGAGTCGCACCCAGTACTGGTTGGCCTGCGCGCCCGGTGTCAGGGCGGTTACGGTCGCCCAGTCCGCGCGCATCCAGTCCGACGGCCCGGACATGACCTCCCCGACCAGGGTCACGCGTTCCTGTCGGCCGTTCGCCGCAGCCAGGACGAAGGAGCCGCCGAGCCGCAGACCGTACTCGGCCAGGAATCTGCCGGAGGCCACCACCTCGCCGGGCCCCCGCATCCAGCGGCCCCTGGCCAGGTCGTCCTGAAGAGCCGACCGGCCCCCTCGATCGCCCTCGATCGCCACGTCCTGGCTCTGCCCGAGCAGCCGCACGTGGGCGTAGCCCACGGCGGACACGTCCGCCGCGCGCGGCAGTCGGCGCAGCAGCGTCTGTGTCGCGGCGTCGCCGTGCCGCGGGACGGTCTGCCCGAACCTGGCTTCCCCTCGCCAGACGATCACCTGCGCCCTGTCGGCGCCCTCGACCGCGTCGCCGTAGGAGACCATGGTGGCCGACAGGCCGGTGGCGAAGGTCACCGTCGCCACCCCGAGCAGGACCGCCGAGACGGTGAGCAGCGCCCGCCCGGGCCGTGCGAAGGGGAGGCCCAGGCCCAGGCTCACCGAGCGCGGCAGCCGCACCCCGCTCAGCCACCGCTGCACCGCGAGGCCTCGTCCGCCGGCGGGGGCACTGCCCGCGCTGATCGCGCGCGCCGCGGACAGCCGGTGCGCGCGCAGCGCCGGGATCAGCGCGGCCAGCACCACGACGGCCGGCATACCGAGCGCCGTGCTCGCGTACACCCAGGAGCCGATCGTCGGAGTGACGTTCACCGTGGCGAGTTCCGCGCCCTGGAAGACCTGGTGCAGCAGCGGTCGCGCCACCACCGCGCCCAGGGCCGTGCCGACCGCCGCGCCCGCCGCCGCCGGGACGCAGACCATCACCAGGTAGACCGCGACCACCTGGTTGGGCGTGAATCCAAGGGACTTGAGCACCCCGATGTGCCGGAAGCCGGACACCACGGCACCGCTCACCACATTGCCCACGATGAGGACCGCCACCAGCAGGCCGAGGATCCCGAAGGCCATGAGGAACGGCACGAAGGCGTTGGGCTGGGCCGCGACCTGCGCCTTCAGCGTCAGATACGACTGGTGGGCGACCAGCGATCCGGACGGCAGGCCTGCGGTCACCGCTGCGGTGTCCGCGGTGATCTGGCGGGCCGTCGTGGCCTGGTCGAACCGGTACAGCATCTGGTACGTCGTGGGGTGCAGGGCCGCGATCTGCTGCGGGGAGACCCATGCCTGGGCGCTCCCGCTCACTCCGGACGCGAGGCCGACGACGGTCATCGGCACCAGCCCGGGCAGCTGGATTTGCTTGCCGATCGGCGAGTGCGGCCCGTTGCCCATCCCCGGCGCGTCCGGCAGCGCCAGGACGATCTGATCGCGGCCGGTGGCCCAGTGCCCGGCGAAGAGGTCGAGGCGGTCGACCGGTCCACCCGGCTGCGCCCGCCCCACCACGGTCAGGGGGCCGGGTCCCATCCCGGGCATCTCGGAGGCCGCGTTCTGCGGCAAGTCGACCACGGCTTCCGGGAACGGCCCGGCCCAGGCCCGCACGCCCGGACGGCGCGCGGTCCGCGCCAGCCGCGCGCCGGAGACCTTCGCCGCGTCGAAGGTGGCGATGACGTGCGCGCCGCGTGCCTGGCCGAAGAGCCGGTCGAACGGTCCGGACGCGACGTCCAGCAGGCCGAGGGCGACCACGAGGGCCATGCTGGAGACCAGGACCACCACGCCGATCACGGAGGTCTGCAGCCGGCGGCGGCGCACGGCCGCGCGCGAGGCGCGCCACACCGCGCTCATGCCGACCGCTCCAGGGTCCGTTCGCCGATGATCCGGCCGTCCGTCATGGTCACCAGGCGGCTGGCGCAGCGCGTCGCCAGCCGCTGGTCGTGCGTCACCAGCAGGAGGGTCTGGCCCAGTTCGTTGAGGTCGATGAGCAGGTCCATCACCTGCTCGCCCGCGTGGCTGTCCAGCGCACCGGTCGGCTCGTCCGCCAGCAGCAGCGCGGGACGGTTCATCAGTGCGCGGGCCACCGCGACCCGCTGGCGCTCGCCGCCGCTGAGCGCGGCGGGATAGACGTTCTTGCGGTCGGCGATGCCGAGCTCGTCCAGCAACTCCAGTGCCCGGCGCCGGGCCTGGCGGGCCGGAGTTCCGGTGAGCTGGGCGGCCAGGGCGACGTTGTCGATCGCGGGCAGGTCGTCGATGAGGTTGAAGAACTGGAAGATCATGCCGATCCGGCGGCGCCGGAAGAGCGCAAGGCCGGTCTCGTTGATCCGGCCCAGGTCCTCGCCGTGTACGTGCACCGAGCCGGTGCTCGGCCGGTCAAGGCCCGCGATCATGTTCAACAGGGTCGACTTGCCGCAGCCGGACGGACCCATCACCGCCACCGCCTCCCCGGCCCGGATCTCCAGTGACACCCCGTTCAGGGCGACGGTGTCGCCGTACTCCTTGCGCAGGCCGCTCACCCGGACGACTTCCTGGTCGCGCACGGCGGCCGGGTCGGCCGCCGGGGCCGTGTCGCTGATGTCTTCGGTGGTCATGGCAGGGACGGTAGGCGGCGTGGGCCGTCCGGGCGTCAGCCCCGGGAGGTAACCCGCGACGGTCGTCATCCTGGCGATGTACGGGGTGGACCCGCAGGTGGACGCCCCCTCGCCGGCTGCCTGGCACGATGGACGGCGTGTGGACATCGGGGACGGGCCGGCTGCTCATCGCCCTCGCGGGGGTGAGCCTGGCGGTGGCCGGGAGCGCGGTCGTGTTGCTGGCGCGGGCCCGCCGCCGCTACCGCAGGGTCCTGGAGGACCGGGGCTGGCTGCTGGAGCGCGAGCGGGAGGCCGCCGCCCGCACGGCGGTCGCGGCCGAGCGCGCCCGTATCGCCCGCGAGCTGCACGACATCGTCAGCCACAAGGTCAGCCTGATGGTCGTATCGGCGAGCGCGGCTCGTGAGGTGCTGGTCACCCTGCCGGGCGAGGCGGAGACCGCGCTGCGGACCGTCGAGGGTGCCGGACGCGACGCGATGACCGAACTGCGCCACCTGCTGGGCCTGTTGGCGCCGTCGCCCGACGGCGACGACGATGAGTGGGCCGAGCGGTACGGCGAAGGAGACCTCTCCGGGCTCGCACCGCAGCCGAGCCTGAGTCGACTGAGCACCCTCGTCGACCGGATCGCTTTCGCCGGCCTCCCGGTCGAGGTGCGGATCTCCGGTGAACCGCGCCCGCTGCCGCCCGGCATCGACGTCACCGCCTACCGGATCGTCCAGGAGGCGCTGACCAACGCGCTCAAGTACGGCGGGGGCGGCAGGGCGGCGGTGACGGTGCGCTACGCCGACCACAGTCTGCGGGTCGAGGTGCTCAACAGCGGACCGAGCGTGCTGTCCGCCGACCGCGCGAGCACGGATGCCGGACCGGGCGCCCGCGAGCGCCGGGACGACGGTGCCGGGCGCGGTCTGATCGGTCTGCGCGAGCGCGTCGCCGTCTACGGCGGACGCTTCGACGCCCGGCGCCGCATCGGCGGCGGCTACCGCGTCCGTGCCCGCATCCCCCTGGAGCGTCCGTGACCGAATCCGCCCCCGACGGCCGCGCCCCGCGCGTCCTCATCGCCGACGACGAGGAGCTCATCCGAACCGGTTTCCGCCTCATCCTCACCTCGCGCGGCATCGACGTCATCGGCGAGGCCGCAGACGGCGTTCAGGCCGTCGCGGAGGCCGAACGGCTGTGCCCGGACGTCCTTCTGATGGACATCCGGATGCCCCGCCTGGACGGCCTGGAAGCCGCCCAACGCGTCCTGCGGCTGCTCCCGCACTGCCGGGTGATCATGCTGACCACCTTCGACCTCGACCGCTACGTCTACGCGGCGCTCGCCGCCGGGGCGAGCGGCTTCCTGCTCAAGGACGTCACCGCCGCCCACCTCGCGGCAGCCGTGCGACTGGTGAACACCGGAGACGCACTGCTCGCCCCCTCGATCACCCGCCGTCTGGTCGAGCGCTATGCGACCGCCCGCGATGCCGAGGAGGCCGGCCCGGCTCACCGCCCCACCGCTTCGGCGGCGGCCCGCACGCTCGCGATCCACCGCGACCTGGCTCCACTGACCCCTCGTGAACTGGAGGTGCTGGCCCTGATGGGCCGCGGCCTGTCGAACACCGAACTCGCCGGAGCCCTCACCCTCAGCGAGGCCACCGTGAAGACCCACGTCGCCCGGATCTTCGCCAAGCTCGCGCTCCGCGACCGCGCACAGGCCGTCGTCCTCGCCTACGAGACGGGACTGGTCACCCCCGGCGGCTCCGTCAACGGTTGACCCCGGTCCTCACTCCAGCCCGGACACCTTGAAGACCGTCAGCGCCGTCTCGCGGTCGATCCGCTCCGAGACGCGGTGCAGCGCGGTCTCCCCGCACGAGAGCGTGGAGCGCAGGGCGGACAGGCGTGCGTCCTCGTCGAGGCGGTGCCACAGGGGCGGATTGGCCACCAGGACCCGGGGGTCGATCTCGACGCGAGCGCCGAACGTGTCCCGCAGCACGAGCCGCTGACCGACTCCGTCCAGGCAGCGCACCGACACCAGGTGGTCGGTGCGCACCAGGCGCGCGCGCAGCAAGCCGCGCGAGACCAGCCAGCCCTCGCCCGCGGAGACCCGGGTGGGGTACAGCACGAGAAACAGCAGCACCGCGAGCGCGGCCCACAGGGTGGCGCGTGGCGCGGAGAGGGTGCCGACTCCCCAGTCGATGAGGAGGAGAAGGGCGAGGAGCACGGCCGCGCAGCGGATCGAACTGCGTACGTCCTGGGCCCAGAGGTGGTCGCGCGCCACTTCCGCGGAGGGTGGGGCGGGTGCGTCGACCGCGGTGCGCGCGTTGTTGCGGCGGTTGCGGCGTTCCATACGACCGACGGTAGAGACCGGGGAGGCCGGAGGCAGCATGCCTTGACGGGTCTCTGATGACTTGGGCGTCAAGGATGCGACAAGAGGCTTCGGCCTGCCGCTACGCGGTCCGGGCGGCCCGGCCTCCCGCGGCCCATCGCCCGAGCACCGGCTCCGCGAGGGTGCGGGCCGGG
This portion of the Streptomyces mirabilis genome encodes:
- a CDS encoding APC family permease translates to MRSEELHETLLPKRLALPIFASDPLSSVAYATQEILLVLTLGGLAYLHFTPWIAASVVALMTVVVLSYRQVVHAYPSGGGSYEVVSTNLGPTAGLVVAASLLVDYVMTVAVSVASGVDNIISAVPRLADHRVLMAIGFVAVLTAMNLRGVRESGRAFAAPTYLFISGVLVMVVTGLIRYALGDAPVAESAAYGVSPDPSDANLTGLALLMLVLRAFSSGCTALTGVEAISNGVPAFRKPKSRNAAETLTAMGALAIVMFVGVTALALITKVHITDDACRLTGLTGDCASYTQRTVIAQIAAAVFGGEHSVGFYVIQAATALVLILAANTAFNGFPLLASILAQHRYLPHQLHNRGDRLAFSNGILALAVVAALLLWGFKANVTSLIHLYILGVFTAFTLSQLGMVRHWNSELRTERDPAPRRRHHTARVINAFGSVVTGLVLVIVLATKFTEGAWLAVLAAIVLWLMMRGIRRHYDATSAELAVADPKGELTLPSRVLGIVLVSTLHKPTLRALAYARAFRPDRLEALTVSVDRDEAAALLRRWEEYGIDVPLKIIDSPYREVTRPVVEYVRSIRRESPRDIVAVFIPEYVVGHWWENLLHNQSALWLKNRLLFTPGVMVTSVPWQLTSSAHADRPAARAPGSFRRGEPQGPAPRAGTRHR
- a CDS encoding ABC transporter permease, with the translated sequence MSAVWRASRAAVRRRRLQTSVIGVVVLVSSMALVVALGLLDVASGPFDRLFGQARGAHVIATFDAAKVSGARLARTARRPGVRAWAGPFPEAVVDLPQNAASEMPGMGPGPLTVVGRAQPGGPVDRLDLFAGHWATGRDQIVLALPDAPGMGNGPHSPIGKQIQLPGLVPMTVVGLASGVSGSAQAWVSPQQIAALHPTTYQMLYRFDQATTARQITADTAAVTAGLPSGSLVAHQSYLTLKAQVAAQPNAFVPFLMAFGILGLLVAVLIVGNVVSGAVVSGFRHIGVLKSLGFTPNQVVAVYLVMVCVPAAAGAAVGTALGAVVARPLLHQVFQGAELATVNVTPTIGSWVYASTALGMPAVVVLAALIPALRAHRLSAARAISAGSAPAGGRGLAVQRWLSGVRLPRSVSLGLGLPFARPGRALLTVSAVLLGVATVTFATGLSATMVSYGDAVEGADRAQVIVWRGEARFGQTVPRHGDAATQTLLRRLPRAADVSAVGYAHVRLLGQSQDVAIEGDRGGRSALQDDLARGRWMRGPGEVVASGRFLAEYGLRLGGSFVLAAANGRQERVTLVGEVMSGPSDWMRADWATVTALTPGAQANQYWVRLTPGSDVGAFMKAVRAVDPGLHPDAKTSVNAGAVTVISSATVLTVMLSVVAAMGVFNTVVLSARERRRDLGMLKSIGMTPRQVTVMMVVSMAGLGLLGGLLGLPLGVAAYRVVVRMTERSAHLAFPDRMLDVWHPGSMALQALAGVAIAALGAVIPARAAARQTIARVLHTE
- a CDS encoding ABC transporter ATP-binding protein, which produces MTTEDISDTAPAADPAAVRDQEVVRVSGLRKEYGDTVALNGVSLEIRAGEAVAVMGPSGCGKSTLLNMIAGLDRPSTGSVHVHGEDLGRINETGLALFRRRRIGMIFQFFNLIDDLPAIDNVALAAQLTGTPARQARRRALELLDELGIADRKNVYPAALSGGERQRVAVARALMNRPALLLADEPTGALDSHAGEQVMDLLIDLNELGQTLLLVTHDQRLATRCASRLVTMTDGRIIGERTLERSA
- a CDS encoding sensor histidine kinase, translating into MDGVWTSGTGRLLIALAGVSLAVAGSAVVLLARARRRYRRVLEDRGWLLEREREAAARTAVAAERARIARELHDIVSHKVSLMVVSASAAREVLVTLPGEAETALRTVEGAGRDAMTELRHLLGLLAPSPDGDDDEWAERYGEGDLSGLAPQPSLSRLSTLVDRIAFAGLPVEVRISGEPRPLPPGIDVTAYRIVQEALTNALKYGGGGRAAVTVRYADHSLRVEVLNSGPSVLSADRASTDAGPGARERRDDGAGRGLIGLRERVAVYGGRFDARRRIGGGYRVRARIPLERP
- a CDS encoding response regulator transcription factor, translating into MTESAPDGRAPRVLIADDEELIRTGFRLILTSRGIDVIGEAADGVQAVAEAERLCPDVLLMDIRMPRLDGLEAAQRVLRLLPHCRVIMLTTFDLDRYVYAALAAGASGFLLKDVTAAHLAAAVRLVNTGDALLAPSITRRLVERYATARDAEEAGPAHRPTASAAARTLAIHRDLAPLTPRELEVLALMGRGLSNTELAGALTLSEATVKTHVARIFAKLALRDRAQAVVLAYETGLVTPGGSVNG